Proteins encoded within one genomic window of Plasmodium cynomolgi strain B DNA, chromosome 11, whole genome shotgun sequence:
- a CDS encoding hypothetical protein (putative): AYMKNALCLFYLWNLPLDGGERQTLYRAKVRKASRGQENKLHHAGDNYGYLDEGRNSEYEEILNEIIYEYEEEERKKKATIANVANGKVGSQVGGEVGDELGRGERQPGGHERGTNGELTHSTHQKGEDTRRSPSEGENPQKRSAHESNPQEEIKRIEKLKRNNFLSLCNINYDVLSLLLKKELKVEEQEGDDHYNRVSMFLEREAQKNGNETDEGYADEGYADEGYADEGYADEGYTDEGYADDGHTDHGHTRQGYADDGRTDRYAGDDLYIDDSLGRYLIKLDASFINSISAKEFHVLRNRMYKHIIYLKYRYLRNYKAAIQALKQKKETRAEHINKHVSVVYEEGEDDQASGDPSDGACSDRSDNTSGDRSDNTSGDRSDNTSGDRSDNTSGDRSDNTSDDRSDNTSDHPNGESIRKSAQISPTAQANNPRKDNTTRVSFLQPSNEDPENLEQIDTELSMENVKEIIDVNQRLSKLQTNFNDLKNFNVFHLLDRNTFLNSLRVNNFCFYNYDCPLLFKAMKAFVRRIRQGRLGKPAPNERTNVGGEKRSNSPGEVRREKRSDSPGEVHREHAQAFADDRCAYVCVPKLSDRGFLKYQNKSIVINLSTKGDQEKDHLPPVKELNIDTDKGILILSANDKHLNVHVRNICDKISYLTQSLSIWPQLNYDSEEACPRNVHIVKRILMLMLFYFDIKNLFVICLDNTSSKFFYHFLNKEEDNLFKNLHTQKNNQQEEYLYVNLNDLKFSHIFNRKFVPLYDMKKFFKNYVFLMKKEEKFYDISSFKRSSLFMFLDEHTDKHNHVISSNVQHFFYYKKFEYPFIYSVDNKYTLNTLRSFNEILLYLTSWIDIFHTGENENSGVGENDQGAQGDGDDGAPSPDVEELDRDVEKDQEEEEFIQNMKNQQQQDEENEDEDAYQKDERECDGAYGSDGNDNERG, translated from the coding sequence GCGTACATGAAAAATGCCCTGTGCCTGTTCTACCTGTGGAACTTGCCCCTGGACGGAGGTGAAAGACAAACGCTGTACCGCGCGAAGGTAAGGAAGGCTAGCAGGGGGCAGGAGAACAAACTTCATCACGCGGGGGACAACTACGGCTACCTAGACGAAGGAAGGAATTCAGAATACGAGGAGATTCTCAACGAGATCATTTATGAgtacgaggaggaggaaaggaaaaaaaaggcaaccaTAGCAAATGTAGCAAATGGAAAGGTAGGCAGTCAAGTAGGCGGTGAAGTAGGCGACGAATTAGGGAGAGGGGAGCGACAACCAGGTGGCCACGAGCGGGGAACCAACGGTGAGTTAACCCATAGTACACACCAGAAAGGGGAGGACACGCGTAGGAGCCCCTCCGAGGGAGAGAACccgcaaaaaaggagcgcaCATGAATCGAACCCCCAGGAAGAAATTAAGagaatagaaaaattaaaaagaaataatttcctcAGCTTGTGCAACATAAATTATGACGTGCTGAGCCTACTGTTGAAGAAGGAATTAAAAGTGGAGGAACAAGAAGGAGACGACCACTACAACAGAGTTAGCATGTTCCTGGAGAgggaggcacaaaaaaacggGAACGAGACGGACGAGGGGTACGCTGACGAGGGGTACGCTGACGAGGGGTACGCTGACGAGGGGTACGCTGACGAGGGGTACACTGACGAGGGGTACGCTGACGATGGGCACACTGACCATGGGCACACTCGCCAGGGATACGCTGACGACGGCCGCACTGACCGCTACGCTGGTGACGACCTCTACATTGACGACAGCCTTGGCAGGTACCTAATCAAGCTGGACGCAAGCTTCATAAATTCAATTTCAGCAAAGGAATTCCACGTCCTGCGCAACCGGATGTACAAGCATATTATATACTTAAAATATCGGTACCTGCGAAACTACAAGGCGGCAATTCAAGCCctaaagcagaaaaaggaaacgcgGGCGGAGCACATTAACAAGCACGTTTCGGTGGTCTacgaggagggggaggatgACCAGGCTAGCGGCGACCCCAGCGATGGCGCGTGTAGCGACCGCAGCGATAACACGAGTGGCGACCGCAGCGATAACACGAGTGGCGACCGCAGCGATAACACGAGTGGCGACCGCAGCGATAACACGAGTGGCGACCGCAGCGATAACACGAGTGACGACCGCAGCGATAACACGAGTGACCATCCGAACGGTGAATCAATCCGTAAAAGCGCGCAGATAAGCCCCACCGCGCAGGCGAATAACCCACGTAAAGACAACACCACCAGAGTTAGCTTCCTGCAGCCGAGTAACGAAGACCCGGAAAATCTCGAACAGATAGACACGGAACTGTCCATGGAGAACGTCAAAGAAATCATTGACGTTAATCAAAGACTCTCCAAATTGCAGACAAATTTTAAcgacttaaaaaattttaacgtTTTTCACCTCCTCGACAGGAATACTTTCCTCAATAGTTTACGAGTGAACAACTTCTGTTTTTACAACTACGACTGCCCCTTGCTGTTTAAAGCGATGAAGGCGTTCGTGCGGCGAATTCGACAGGGCCGCTTGGGAAAGCCTGCCCCCAACGAACGAACCAATGTGGGCGGCGAAAAGCGCAGCAACAGCCCTGGGGAGGTTCGCCGCGAAAAGCGCAGCGACAGCCCTGGGGAGGTTCACCGCGAACACGCGCAAGCCTTCGCCGACGACCGCTGCGCCTATGTGTGCGTCCCCAAGCTGAGCGACCGCGGCTTCCTCAAGTACCAAAACAAATCCATCGTCATTAACCTGTCAACCAAGGGGGATCAGGAAAAGGACCACCTCCCCCCCGTCAAGGAGCTAAACATCGACACAGACAAAGGCATCCTCATCCTGAGCGCAAACGACAAGCACCTCAACGTTCATGTGAGAAATATTTGCGATAAAATTTCGTATCTAACACAGAGCCTTTCCATATGGCCGCAACTGAACTATGACAGTGAAGAAGCTTGCCCAAGAAACGTCCATATTGTAAAAAGGATACTCATGTTAATGCTGTTCTACTTTGACATAAAGAACCTGTTCGTGATCTGCTTGGATAACACAAGCTCAAAGTTCTTTTACCATTTTCTAAACAAAGAGGAGgacaatttatttaaaaatctgcacacacaaaaaaacaatcaaCAGGAAGAATACCTATATGTCAACTTAAATGATCTAAAATtttcacacatttttaacagaAAATTTGTTCCCTTATACgatatgaagaaattttttaaaaattatgtatttctcatgaaaaaggaagaaaagtttTACGACATTTCCTCTTTTAAAAGGTCCAGTCTCTTCATGTTTTTGGATGAACATACAGATAAACACAATCACGTAATATCCTCAAATGtacagcattttttttactacaaaAAGTTCGAGTACCCATTTATTTACAGTGTTGACAATAAGTATACCCTAAACACGTTACGCAGTTTTAACGAAATCCTGCTCTACCTTACCAGCTGGATAGATATTTTCCACAcgggggaaaatgaaaacagtGGTGTTGGGGAGAATGATCAAGGTGCGCAGGGAGACGGAGACGATGGGGCACCAAGTCCGGATGTAGAAGAGCTGGATAGGGATGTAGAAAAGGAtcaagaggaggaggaatttattcaaaatatgaaaaatcaacaacagcaggatgaagaaaatgaagacgaGGATGCTTACCAAAAGGATGAAAGGGAGTGCGATGGGGCGTACGGGTCAGATGGGAATGACAATGAAAGGGGCTAA
- a CDS encoding hypothetical protein (putative) has protein sequence MKGSLLIVFVALLTSSFCFLIKEKSGLLGFTRNNSTWGRVVKGRGVGRKFLTGWKEQYVCDNGGELQEAVVHTNDNSSELREGPPKKETHQPKRKKFLNAKKEDDYYHLYLHHIYKKVKLIKKQKYLYNPTKYESVRSYIKRELKECLDVNTAAYLFKATEYYAKGVLDVSVYVSEVVNLLSFFTFNDKCNLESDEGGVGSSGVGVGGGVVGGGAGSSVVDSSGVGVVGGGAGSSGVGVRSGAGDVAGEQAGVDDEAEQILKGNAKTKLSKLMHKDEKYKSFCLYFTRLVDSVSGLFCCIGKRSKREEILTYLKRSNLTDMWHNYTSDDLKLDTNFMIYIIRLIRYKDANYLCSLRRLKEYTTEEVKKIFLNCMRDGLLDLDYLLILQSDFLARKMCKGEMATRIFAPSNEDGGVCGGETQIKHEHLRKIEQNYEALLKMYTSKQKEEKKGKLSEDQLKSIINEILDRNVFLCKGDSDKQAKKKKKKMGTMWGKS, from the coding sequence ATGAAGGGGAGCTTACTCATTGTTTTTGTCGCACTGTTAAcgtcttccttttgcttccttATTAAGGAGAAGAGTGGATTATTAGGGTTCACGAGAAACAACTCCACCTGGGGGAGAGTAGTTAAGGGTCGGGGTGTTGGGAGGAAGTTCCTAACAGGATGGAAGGAACAGTACGTGTGTGACAATGGAGGGGAGCTCCAAGAGGCAGTTGTGCATACGAATGACAACTCGAGTGAACTTAGGGAGGgacccccaaaaaaggaaactcaTCAaccgaaaaggaaaaaatttctgaatGCGAAGAAGGAAGACGATTATTACCATCTGTATTTGCACCACATATACAAAAAGGTAAAACTTATTAAGAAGCAGAAATACCTGTACAACCCTACGAAATACGAATCGGTAAGATCCTACATCAAGCGAGAGTTGAAAGAGTGCCTGGATGTGAACACCGCCGCGTATCTCTTCAAAGCAACCGAGTACTATGCGAAAGGTGTGTTGGATGTCTCTGTGTATGTCAGCGAAGTGGTGAACCTCCTCAGCTTTTTCACCTTTAACGATAAGTGCAACTTGGAGAGTGACGAGGGGGGAGTTGGTAGCAGCGGAGTGGGTGTAGGTGGCGGAGTAGTTGGCGGCGGAGCAGGTAGCAGCGTAGTAGATAGCAGCGGCGTGGGAGTAGTTGGCGGCGGAGCAGGTAGCAGCGGTGTGGGAGTACGTAGCGGCGCAGGCGATGTGGCAGGTGAGCAGGCGGGGGTGGATGACGAAGCGGAGCAGATCCTCAAGGGGAACGCAAAGACCAAACTGAGCAAGCTGATGCACAAAGACGAAAAGTACAAGTCCTTCTGCCTGTACTTCACCCGGCTAGTCGACTCGGTGAGTGGCCTGTTCTGTTGCATTGGCAAAAGAAGCAAGCGAGAAGAAATACTCACCTACCTAAAGAGGTCCAACTTAACGGACATGTGGCACAACTACACCTCAGACGATCTCAAATTGGACAccaattttatgatatatataattaggCTCATCAGATACAAGGACGCTAACTACCTGTGCTCCTTGAGACGTTTGAAGGAGTACACAACAgaagaggtaaaaaaaatttttcttaattgCATGCGAGATGGATTGCTTGACTTGGACTATCTGCTCATTCTGCAGTCGGATTTCTTGGCCAGAAAAATGTGCAAGGGGGAAATGGCCACTCGCATCTTTGCTCCGTCAAATGAGGATGGTGGTgtctgcgggggggaaaCCCAAATCAAACATGAGCATCTACGGAAGATTGAGCAGAACTATGAGGCACTCCTGAAGATGTATACCTCCAaacagaaggaggagaaaaaggggaaactcAGCGAGGATCAGCTGAAAAGCATCATTAACGAAATTTTGGACAGGAATGTATTTCTGTGTAAGGGAGACTCGGATAAgcaagccaaaaaaaaaaaaaaaaaaatgggaaccatGTGGGGGAAAAGCTAA
- a CDS encoding WD domain G-beta repeat domain containing protein (putative) has product MHSFLGLSFDAFDGSPDKVLVTFSNGDVCLLVDGKGTQLWKAHEYHVWTCTFNGSENVVTTGSDDCSFAIWDLRTTTAPSARNIKSHSQGVTAVKFDSFRQQLYTASYDNKIRIFDARNVQDPLRIVDVKSSIWRLKFLYKGTDVNELLVAACDGGAKLFKKINDEFIFDKGIRNGNELTYGIDVIDLADVGKEKKKIYLSCSFYNKEVQMWV; this is encoded by the exons ATGCACTCCTTTTTAGGTCTTTCCTTTGATGCCTTTGATGGATCCCCCGA CAAAGTCCTCGTTACGTTTAGCAATGGCGACGTGTGCCTCCTCGTTGATGGAAAGGGCACCCAATTATG GAAGGCCCATGAGTACCACGTGTGGACGTGCACATTTAACGGAAGTGAAAACGTAGTGACAACAG GGTCTGACGATTGCTCCTTCGCAATTTGGGACCTCAGAACAACCACAGCACCGTCAGCAAGGAATATAAA GTCCCACTCGCAAGGCGTCACGGCGGTCAAATTCGACAGCTTCCGTCAGCAGCTGTACACGGCATC GTACGACAACAAGATTCGCATCTTCGACGCGCGAAATGTTCAAGACCCCCTCCGAATAGTCGACGTGAAGTCCAGCATATGGCGGCTTAAGTTTTTGTACAA AGGCACGGACGTGAACGAACTACTAGTTGCAGCCTGCGACGGCGGGGCTAAGTTATTCAAGAAGATCAACGACG aattcatttttgataagGGAATCCGCAATGGTAACGAACTGACCTACGGAATTGATGTCATTGACCTTGCCGATgtgggaaaggaaaaaaaaaaaatatacctgTCTTGCTCTTTTTACAATAAGGAAGTCCAAATGTGGGTTTAG